From the genome of Pseudomonas sp. TMP9, one region includes:
- the rimK gene encoding 30S ribosomal protein S6--L-glutamate ligase, protein MKIAVLSRNPRLYSTRRLVEAGELRGHEMVVVDTLRAYMNIASHKPQIHYRGKPLEGFDAVIPRIGASVTFYGCAVLRQFEMMGVFPLNESVAIARSRDKLRSLQLLSRRGIGLPVTGFAHSPDDIADLIDMVNGAPLVIKVLEGTQGIGVVLCETATAAESVIEAFMGLKQDIMVQEYIKEAGGADIRCFVVGDKVIAAMKRQAKPGEFRSNLHRGGSASLIKITPEERMTAIRAAKVMGLSVAGVDILRSNHGPLVMEVNSSPGLAGIETTTGKDVAGIIIQYIEKNGGPHLTRTKGKG, encoded by the coding sequence ATGAAGATCGCCGTGCTGTCGCGCAACCCGCGCCTGTATTCCACCCGCCGCCTGGTTGAAGCCGGGGAGTTGCGGGGCCACGAAATGGTGGTGGTCGACACCCTGCGCGCTTACATGAACATCGCCAGCCACAAACCGCAGATCCACTATCGCGGCAAACCGCTGGAAGGCTTTGACGCGGTGATCCCGCGTATTGGCGCCTCGGTAACCTTCTACGGCTGTGCGGTACTGCGCCAGTTCGAAATGATGGGGGTGTTCCCGCTTAACGAGTCAGTGGCCATCGCCCGTTCGCGTGACAAGTTACGTTCCCTGCAGTTGCTGTCACGCCGTGGTATCGGCCTGCCGGTCACCGGTTTCGCCCATTCCCCGGATGACATCGCCGACCTGATCGACATGGTCAACGGTGCGCCACTGGTGATTAAGGTACTGGAAGGCACGCAGGGTATTGGCGTGGTGTTGTGTGAAACTGCCACGGCGGCCGAGTCGGTCATTGAGGCGTTTATGGGACTCAAGCAAGACATCATGGTGCAGGAATACATCAAGGAAGCCGGTGGCGCAGACATCCGCTGTTTTGTGGTCGGCGACAAGGTGATCGCCGCCATGAAGCGTCAGGCCAAGCCCGGCGAATTTCGCTCTAACCTGCACCGTGGCGGCAGCGCCAGCCTGATCAAAATCACCCCAGAAGAGCGCATGACCGCCATCCGTGCGGCCAAGGTCATGGGCCTGTCGGTGGCCGGTGTGGATATTCTGCGCTCCAACCACGGCCCGCTGGTGATGGAAGTGAACTCATCACCCGGCTTAGCCGGCATTGAAACCACGACGGGCAAAGATGTCGCCGGCATCATCATCCAGTACATCGAGAAAAACGGCGGCCCACACCTGACGCGCACTAAGGGCAAAGGGTGA